The Vigna angularis cultivar LongXiaoDou No.4 chromosome 9, ASM1680809v1, whole genome shotgun sequence DNA window aaatttacaactaaattaatttaaaatttcccaaataatattacatttgagttttattaatttgaatttgataaattaatattaatttaaaaatttattagaattgCAAACCTGGAAGGAACCATAAAAATATATCGTTACTAACTATAACTTATTATATAACAAACTTATTAACTTCCataataattatcttaaaaaattatatttaaataatggtataaaacttaatattatatcatcttcattaccaaatttattaatatatcagTTATTTTCACTGGTTTAGACTACATAGTGGTCTTTAATgagaatttttgtaaaatactCTATAAATGTTGTGTGCAGTACGAAGACACAGAATGAAGAAACTCAACTGGAAAGAATCATTTGGTACATAACATGGTAAACttaaatcaaaaggaaaaaACCAATGCCACCGTAAATTGAAACCCTAAGGTGATTTTGTTGTCCGACTTAACAAGATAAGTGCAccagaaacataaaataaaaatcacttcCACAACTTCCGCAATGACATATTTTTTTCAGTCTCCTTTTTCATCACCTTGGCCACAGCCATCTCAAAATCCTCCTGAGTCACGTGTACCCTCCTCTCCCTCAAAGCAAACATACCGGCTTCAGTGCATACAGCCTGAATACGAGACATAATTTGAGTATTAGTCAGGCTCAGATACTGAAATAATTCATTGATTTAAACACTGACAAACTAAATTGTTCTGCGCTTGCGTTATTATAAATACTTAAATTCATTATGATGTATGACCGATTTCGTTTCACATTCTGTAACAAAAACACTACATTCGGGCTTACTTGTTTTATTTCCTCATCAATTCTAGCAGCATTGCTGATTTTTTTGGATATTATAATGGGTTCTCTTGTCAAATCGTAATAAAATCTCACTATTATATACAAGGCTCAGCATCCTGTGTAATGCTAATCGATGTCAAATATCTCAACTTGTTACTAACCCATTATAAAATCTCCCAATCACAAAACAGTGGTTTATTCTTGCTACTGTTTCCCTGTATTCATACGTCCACTAAGCATACCATACTCATTCTGTATCGTCTGTCTTGGTGGCTCAATATTCTGCAATAAACACTCTCATGTGATAATGGACCACTATTTTTAATGTATTCCATTTGATCAAAGTCGTTTCTAACATTTTGACCATTTTCACGGTATCTAGGCACAAACGAACtcacattttatttattctaactCTTGAGCAATAAATATACGAGATCAGCAACACCATCACAAATTGCTTCAAGAAGGACATATAGCAGATGGGGAAAAATGCAAATGAACAAAATACCTTAAGTTCAGCACCAGATGCTCCATTCATCTTCTCAGCAATCTTCTTTAAATCAATGCCACGCATTAAATTCATTCTCCTTGAATGGATTTTCAAAATATCCAGCCGAGACTGCATAAACAAATACAGTTATTTTCAGGAATATTAGTTATGAATGCACCAGGTGCACCTTTTATCCcattacaaatatattaacaaGTAAGATGTAGGAAAAAAGGAACACCTCTTCATTAGGGTTAGGAAATTCAATCTTCCTATCAATCCGTCCAGGTCTAAGGAGAGCTTGATCCAAGATATCAATCCTATTTGTTGCCATCAAAACCtacaatttgaaaaattatcttCAGAACCTCCACAAAGAATTGTGAAGTTATCTCAAATGCACTACATAcagtaaataatatttgaaatgttCAACTGGTTCAAGTTTCTATTTATAACAGTGGACATCAGACTAGTTTTAAAATCCCCCATTTTCCCTTAATAGTACAGTATAACAGATACAACTCCCTTTACCTTGATCTTATTTGAAGCTTCAAATCCATCCAACTGGTTGAGAAGTTCCAGCATAGTACGCTGTACCTCACTATCACCATTGCCACTTCCAGATTCCATCCGAGCAGATCCAATGCTGTCGATTTCGTCCATGAAGATAATTGATGGAGCATGTTCCCTGTCAAGAAGACAAGAGTtgcataataatatttacatatgaAAACTGATTAGGCAAGTCAGcaaataacaaaattgaaagTTTATGAATAAAATGTGTTAATCATAACTTCTTAAGGAGAATAAAAATGTCCTTCCTTCCCTTTACAAATGCACTTATTAGTGGAAATTGTAAAAAAGACAATACTCACACCGAATCCCATCAGCACCTGATACATTGTATGCATCTAAGACCAAATTTGACAATCAAAACCTAAGATACTATGCTTCAATCTTTGCTCTGGGTCAAGTTAACCCATCCCCTCTTAAAACTATCCCCAACTAACAGTCATAAAGCCAATGAGACTTCATATTTAGAAGAATGCTAGAAACACACACTACCGCATTAGTTAAAGTTTATTGAAAGCTACATAACAAAGAGAGGCTCATCAAATGATTGGGAAACCccacaattatttttttttttgcggtTTTCAATCAATTAGAACGAGAGAGTCTATTGCTAGcatttctcttgtttttatcctttttactttGGTATAAACAGATAAGAAGAACAAAGGAACCTAAACAATGAGTACAAACCTGGCCATAACGAAAAGTTCCCTGACCATTCTAGAACCTTCTCCAATGTACTTCTGAACCAATTCAGAACCAGACACCCTTATGAACGTACAGTCAGTATGATGCGCCACTGCCCTAGCCAACAACGTTTTACCTGTACCAGGTGGCCCATACAGCAGGACACCCTTTGATGTGTTCAAGAGATTCAGCAAATAGAAAATTAACATCCAAAGTTTGCTGATTGAATGACATAGAATTTAACATCAACTACAAATTGAGGGACTACCTTTGGTTGTGCAATTCCAAGACTCTCAAAGAGCTCAGGATGCTTAATTGGTAGCTCGATAACCTACATAGTTAACCACGTATATGAGGCCCAAAAAAATTACTGATCTTTTCTAATGTATAATGTATATATACGCAGAAAAATATGTCCATACAGAAAATAACACAAGTGATGCATGGACAAACACAGATGGATTGATAGAAACATCAGGTCCTACCCGTGAGAGATTTTGAACATTAAATgctaataaaattgaaaagctCTATGCAGTGTACCTCCTTGATTTCTTTGATTTGCTGGTCTAAACCACCAATCATGTCATACGTAGAATCAGGAACTTTCTCAACTTTCATCAGATTGACCAACGGATCAACTTTACTGGGCAGAACTAAATGAAGAACATAGCTATCATTGCGAAGTGCAACTCTAGTGGATGGAGTGATCTTTGTAATGTCAATATTTTTGTCAATGTCGACAACATATTTTCCTTCTGGGTGGACCTGAGAAAAAGTAAAGGAAAATCAGCACTTTATCTTGGTTCTGATCCTGCATTTTACTAATTTCACAAATAAACATGCAGACCCAACCATCCGATGAAGTCAAACGTTTGTGACTAACAGATGAAAATAAATGATGCAGTGTCGTTTGATACATCTTTTCAGAACTAAACATTGCTTTAAATAATCCAACAACAGTCAGTGATACTTGAGGATGGAAAAAGTTTGCAACCAAGCAAACGCAAATGTTGTAGAGTTGAAAAGCAGGAGatcataaatataaacatagaTCTATAAAAGAATTAGCAAAATAGTATTTAAGTGTACACTCATACACCAAAAGGAgattcatatttataaatataattggaGAGTGCTAAAGAAAGATGaccaaaaatgaaagaaaagagagaaatgaGGATGTGACCTTGACAAGGACTTTGTTCTTGCCCATCACTTTGACAACTTCACCAACATAGGAGCCAGGCTCCTGAAGAAGCTGCAACTCTTCGCGTAGCATCCTCACTGCCGgaattgaaatgaaaaagaaagatgaataGAATTAGATAAGGGAAACCGAAAGAATAAAGTAGggctagggttagggttagCGGACCCCTGGAATTGAGCTCGTTACGCTGAGCCTCAAGACGGTTGAGGTTATGCGTCTTTTGACGGAGAAGGAGCTGATGCTCGTGGATGTTGAGAGAATAGTAGTGGCGGAGACCCTCGCCCTGCTTGGTGGGCTTGGCGGAGCAATTCTCCTCCGGCACACCCTCCACATGCTTCACTTCAACTCCCGCAAGAGCCATAGATACAAAGATAGATCTCTCTCTGCCTTTCGGCGATGAAAATCAGAGCAAAACCCAAACCACCACCTTCCCGatcctctctcttcttctcttctcttctcttctctcttcccGGCTTATGTCGGTCTGTACaaagaaaataccaaaaacaaacCGGTTCAAGTACTGCTACTTGCCTTGCCGAACAATACAACCAATTTCACTCCCATTCTTCTATTGGGCCCTTCTGCTTTTCATGGGCTCTATAGCCCACCAATATTTCTTGTCACCAAAAAAGGCCCGTGTTAACCCAATATCCACTGTTTTGGGCCCATTCAGTTAATATAAACTAAGGACAAAAAGGTCAAATCCAATCTGGGAAAATAATTCATTACTTagcatttattaattaattgattgaaaagaaagagaatgagTGAAAAGTAATGTGCGGACAGGAGCGACGTGGGAGGAAGGAAAGAGCATACGTGGTGCGATAGTGTGTGCATCTCCGCAGCAGatcaaataaaacaaaccaCATACATACATCACTGTCATCTtcgtcatcttcatcttcatcactcTCTCACATTCCCAATCTCACGCAGTTTCGTTCAGTTCTCCTTTCCAATCATTAGGGTTTTGATCGTTTCTCGCATCGGATCTTCAAACTCATCTCCGATCTCAAAATGCCCGCCGTTTATGGAGCTCGCTTG harbors:
- the LOC108320654 gene encoding 26S proteasome regulatory subunit 8 homolog A, yielding MALAGVEVKHVEGVPEENCSAKPTKQGEGLRHYYSLNIHEHQLLLRQKTHNLNRLEAQRNELNSRVRMLREELQLLQEPGSYVGEVVKVMGKNKVLVKVHPEGKYVVDIDKNIDITKITPSTRVALRNDSYVLHLVLPSKVDPLVNLMKVEKVPDSTYDMIGGLDQQIKEIKEVIELPIKHPELFESLGIAQPKGVLLYGPPGTGKTLLARAVAHHTDCTFIRVSGSELVQKYIGEGSRMVRELFVMAREHAPSIIFMDEIDSIGSARMESGSGNGDSEVQRTMLELLNQLDGFEASNKIKVLMATNRIDILDQALLRPGRIDRKIEFPNPNEESRLDILKIHSRRMNLMRGIDLKKIAEKMNGASGAELKAVCTEAGMFALRERRVHVTQEDFEMAVAKVMKKETEKNMSLRKLWK